A section of the Pimelobacter simplex genome encodes:
- the mptB gene encoding polyprenol phosphomannose-dependent alpha 1,6 mannosyltransferase MptB → MIARGTLGSVLVLLGGLVTATLPVSTPVLRFVPLETVRGLEVGRMAGLVVVLVGLGLLANAWLRLCRTVAVGERETGDPRAGVALVRLAALVWTAPLLLAPPLFSRDGWSYAAQGMLADVGLSPYRWGPGALAPETFVPLPGWLTGPPIVQAVDPLWWDTATPYGPVPVFLGGLAANLTGNPWVLVVAHRCFALVGLALLAWAVPRLAAWGGVNPAMATALVIVSPLMMANGVAGLHNDLLMVGLMAAALVVAVERGWVWGAVLAGTAAGVKVPGGLVCVGIVLVSLPVGAAILPRLRRLVAVAAVSVGTLVGLGVVTGLGNGWLHALTVPGEVNTPLSATTLVGGVLDWFALHLGLGTGPAFFRDVVRALGLLATAGIGAWVALRWDTGSRRTAIAAVATVGGAFVVLSPVVHLWYFLLLPPFLAAQRLPRYGTGAFVAVSVLLGLVAPLDSSLHGAYYAIVIGCMTVALLLPVLLLTRTARERLGRIVAPLAPETAEPAHVTTCYVANSGVTAPG, encoded by the coding sequence GTGATCGCTCGCGGAACGCTCGGCAGCGTGCTCGTCCTGCTCGGAGGGCTGGTGACCGCGACGCTGCCTGTCTCGACGCCGGTGCTGCGATTCGTGCCGCTGGAGACGGTTCGGGGGCTGGAGGTCGGCCGGATGGCCGGTCTGGTGGTCGTCCTGGTGGGGCTGGGGCTGCTCGCCAACGCCTGGTTGCGGCTGTGCCGGACGGTGGCGGTCGGCGAGCGCGAGACCGGCGATCCGCGGGCGGGGGTGGCGCTCGTCCGCCTGGCCGCACTGGTCTGGACCGCTCCGTTGCTGCTGGCGCCTCCGCTGTTCTCCCGCGACGGCTGGTCGTACGCCGCCCAGGGGATGCTCGCCGACGTCGGGCTGTCGCCGTACCGGTGGGGACCGGGGGCGTTGGCGCCGGAGACCTTCGTGCCGCTGCCGGGCTGGTTGACGGGTCCGCCGATCGTGCAGGCCGTCGACCCGCTGTGGTGGGACACGGCGACGCCGTACGGGCCGGTGCCGGTGTTCCTCGGCGGGCTCGCCGCCAACCTGACCGGCAACCCGTGGGTGCTGGTCGTCGCGCACCGGTGCTTCGCCCTCGTCGGCCTCGCCCTGCTGGCCTGGGCGGTGCCGCGGCTCGCCGCGTGGGGCGGCGTGAATCCCGCGATGGCGACCGCACTGGTGATCGTGTCGCCGCTGATGATGGCCAACGGTGTTGCGGGGCTGCACAACGACCTGCTGATGGTGGGCCTGATGGCGGCGGCGCTCGTCGTCGCGGTCGAGCGCGGCTGGGTGTGGGGTGCCGTGCTCGCCGGGACGGCCGCCGGGGTCAAGGTGCCCGGAGGCCTGGTCTGCGTGGGGATCGTGCTCGTCTCGCTGCCCGTCGGCGCCGCGATCCTGCCGCGGTTGCGCCGCCTGGTCGCGGTCGCGGCGGTCTCGGTCGGCACCCTCGTCGGTCTCGGTGTCGTGACCGGGCTCGGCAACGGCTGGCTGCACGCGCTCACCGTCCCGGGCGAGGTGAACACCCCCTTGTCGGCGACCACCCTGGTCGGTGGGGTGCTCGACTGGTTCGCGCTGCACCTGGGGCTGGGCACCGGACCCGCGTTCTTCCGGGACGTCGTGCGCGCGCTGGGACTGCTCGCCACCGCGGGCATCGGTGCGTGGGTCGCGCTGCGCTGGGACACCGGCTCACGGCGTACGGCGATCGCGGCGGTGGCGACCGTGGGCGGCGCCTTCGTCGTCCTCTCGCCGGTCGTGCACCTCTGGTACTTCCTGCTGCTCCCGCCGTTCCTGGCCGCGCAGCGGCTGCCGCGCTACGGCACGGGCGCCTTCGTCGCGGTGTCGGTGCTGCTCGGGCTGGTGGCGCCGCTCGACTCGTCGCTGCACGGTGCGTACTACGCGATCGTGATCGGCTGCATGACCGTCGCATTGCTGCTCCCGGTGCTGCTGCTCACCCGGACCGCGCGCGAGCGGCTGGGCCGGATCGTCGCTCCGCTGGCGCCGGAGACCGCCGAGCCAGCGCATGTAACTACGTGTTACGTCGCGAATTCGGGTGTCACAGCGCCCGGGTAG
- a CDS encoding RDD family protein gives MSYNEPPPPPPGGPGAPPPPPPGGYGGPPPQPGPGGYGAAPAGVPRPGELLNRFLARLIDHVLLGVVYGIIYGVFNGIFLTGFVHSFGELFLFWTVTAILQAAIYLGYFAFMESNSGQTVGKMVLKLRTYGPDGVSKPTMEQALKRNAYSALGILSIIPFIGWFFLGWAVPLAAVIYIAVTLNKDVPNHQGWHDKFAGGTRVMQVG, from the coding sequence ATGTCGTACAACGAGCCGCCCCCGCCGCCCCCGGGAGGTCCGGGCGCTCCGCCTCCGCCCCCGCCGGGTGGCTACGGCGGTCCGCCGCCCCAGCCGGGTCCGGGTGGGTACGGCGCCGCTCCGGCCGGCGTTCCGCGTCCGGGCGAGCTGCTCAACCGGTTCCTCGCGCGGCTGATCGACCACGTCCTGCTGGGTGTCGTCTACGGCATCATCTACGGCGTCTTCAACGGGATCTTCCTGACCGGCTTCGTCCACTCGTTCGGCGAGCTGTTCCTGTTCTGGACGGTCACCGCGATCCTGCAGGCCGCGATCTACCTCGGCTACTTCGCCTTCATGGAGTCCAACTCCGGCCAGACCGTCGGCAAGATGGTACTCAAGCTGCGCACCTACGGCCCCGACGGGGTCAGCAAGCCGACCATGGAGCAGGCGCTCAAGCGCAACGCCTACTCGGCACTGGGCATCCTGAGCATCATCCCGTTCATCGGCTGGTTCTTCCTCGGCTGGGCCGTTCCGCTCGCCGCGGTCATCTACATCGCCGTCACGCTGAACAAGGACGTGCCCAACCACCAGGGCTGGCACGACAAGTTCGCCGGCGGCACCCGCGTCATGCAGGTCGGCTGA
- a CDS encoding ABC transporter permease, with protein sequence MGEATDFLWRPRIGELLWNTVRLLVLGVLVSTAVGVAGAWVVERTDVPGRGWWHGLLCAPLAVPAFVNGYGWVSTTHAVQSFPGAVMVVSLSYFPLVYLPTVAALRRLDPAVEEVATALGKGPWAVFWRVTLPAISPAVLGGALLVGLHLLAEYGALQLLNYPTLTTAILQQYATVFNGPEATLLALVLVTFCLLLLGLESLLRGRRQRARVGSGARREPTRIRLGRRRPVVVGGLLLLAVWALGVPIAALVRWLVRGTSSGIDWAELTGAASSTFVLALLGGLLATAAAVPVVWLAVRHRGLLTTAIERSVYTASAMPGIVIALALVTVSIRAVPSVYQTLALLLVGYLILFLPRAVVSVRSTFELVPPNLEEVARSLGCSGPAVARRVTLPLVLPGLSAAAALVALAVATELTATLLLAPIGTETLATRFWSDASSVAYGAAAPYALALIALSVPSTWLLARLSLRSR encoded by the coding sequence GTGGGCGAGGCCACCGACTTCCTGTGGCGACCGCGGATCGGCGAGCTGCTCTGGAACACCGTCCGGCTGCTCGTCCTCGGCGTGCTCGTGAGCACCGCCGTCGGCGTCGCCGGCGCGTGGGTGGTCGAGCGGACCGACGTACCGGGGCGCGGCTGGTGGCACGGCCTGCTGTGCGCGCCGCTCGCGGTGCCGGCATTCGTCAACGGCTACGGCTGGGTCTCGACGACCCACGCGGTGCAGTCGTTCCCGGGCGCGGTGATGGTGGTGTCGCTGTCGTACTTCCCGCTCGTCTACCTGCCGACGGTCGCCGCGCTGCGTCGCCTCGACCCGGCGGTCGAGGAGGTCGCGACCGCGCTCGGCAAGGGACCGTGGGCGGTGTTCTGGCGGGTCACGCTGCCGGCGATCAGCCCGGCGGTGCTGGGCGGAGCGCTGCTCGTCGGCCTTCACCTGCTCGCCGAGTACGGCGCCCTGCAGCTGCTCAACTACCCCACCCTGACCACGGCGATCCTCCAGCAGTACGCCACCGTCTTCAACGGACCCGAGGCGACGCTGCTGGCGCTCGTGCTCGTCACGTTCTGCCTGCTTCTGCTCGGCCTTGAGTCGCTCCTGCGCGGACGGCGCCAGCGCGCCCGGGTCGGTTCGGGAGCACGCCGCGAGCCCACCCGGATCCGGCTCGGCCGGCGCCGTCCCGTGGTCGTCGGCGGACTCCTCCTGCTCGCCGTGTGGGCGCTCGGCGTACCGATCGCCGCTCTGGTGCGGTGGCTGGTGCGCGGGACGTCGTCGGGCATCGACTGGGCCGAGCTGACGGGCGCCGCGTCGAGCACCTTCGTGCTGGCGCTGCTCGGCGGGCTGCTCGCCACCGCGGCCGCCGTACCGGTGGTGTGGCTGGCGGTCCGTCACCGCGGCCTGCTGACCACCGCGATCGAGCGCAGCGTCTACACCGCCAGCGCCATGCCCGGCATCGTGATCGCGCTGGCACTGGTCACCGTCTCGATCCGCGCGGTGCCGTCGGTCTACCAGACGCTCGCGCTGCTGCTGGTCGGCTACCTCATCCTGTTCCTGCCTCGTGCCGTGGTGAGCGTGCGCTCGACCTTCGAGCTCGTGCCGCCCAACCTCGAGGAGGTCGCGCGCAGCCTGGGCTGCAGCGGCCCCGCGGTCGCCCGGCGCGTCACCCTGCCGCTGGTCCTGCCCGGCCTGAGCGCCGCTGCCGCCCTCGTCGCGCTCGCCGTGGCCACCGAGCTCACCGCGACCCTGCTGCTCGCGCCGATCGGCACCGAGACCCTCGCGACGCGGTTCTGGTCCGACGCCTCGTCCGTCGCGTACGGCGCCGCCGCGCCCTACGCCCTGGCGCTGATCGCGCTGTCCGTACCCTCCACCTGGCTGCTGGCCCGGTTGAGCCTGAGGAGCCGCTGA
- a CDS encoding nitroreductase family deazaflavin-dependent oxidoreductase translates to MGLFTPIAIKLGSQPWMPKLLPQITWTDQRLQRLTGRRVSLVGLAGLPSLLLTVQGRKSGIPRSTPLLCVPWQGGWLIAGSSFGAPKPPAWSANLRAAETVEVDYHRRHHTCTWREVTGAEKDRVWAHMVTVWPNYDKYTEWTDRVIPVFLLTPQAKNH, encoded by the coding sequence ATGGGTCTGTTCACGCCGATCGCGATCAAGCTCGGCTCCCAGCCGTGGATGCCGAAGCTGCTCCCCCAGATCACCTGGACCGACCAGCGCCTCCAGCGCCTGACCGGGCGGCGCGTGAGCCTGGTCGGACTGGCCGGCCTGCCGAGCCTGCTGCTCACCGTCCAGGGCCGCAAGAGCGGCATCCCGCGCTCCACGCCGCTGCTGTGCGTCCCGTGGCAGGGGGGCTGGCTGATCGCCGGCTCGTCGTTCGGTGCCCCGAAGCCGCCGGCCTGGTCGGCCAACCTGCGCGCGGCCGAGACCGTCGAGGTCGACTACCACCGCCGGCACCACACCTGCACGTGGCGCGAGGTCACCGGCGCCGAGAAGGACCGGGTGTGGGCGCACATGGTCACGGTGTGGCCCAACTACGACAAGTACACCGAGTGGACCGACCGGGTGATCCCGGTCTTCCTGCTCACCCCTCAGGCGAAGAACCACTAA
- a CDS encoding glycosyltransferase, with protein sequence MRTAIEQLGRGYVAAGAERLLVIPGPVDAVRTTALGDVVQVRAPRVGGGYRLIVEPWRVTEALERFGPTSVEWSDKLTLLPVAWWARRNGVRSVLLSHERMGDMFAMRTGLDTTSKVSIGVLNRVLVRSFDTVVVTSAYAEGEFRAVADAAGCPIERVPLGVDLDTFVPSSFRLPGDGVLRLAHAGRLSREKSPHLAVATAVELHRRGIPLRLDVYGEGPHRDELEALAGEAPVHFHGYVDGRAALRDRLAAADVSLSVCPGETFGLAVLEALACGTPVVTADRGGARELVDAWCGAWGAPEPAALADAVLRLLARPEAERRTAARRRAEQFGWDRTVARMLALHAGDRVGALTA encoded by the coding sequence ATGCGGACTGCGATCGAGCAGCTCGGCCGCGGGTACGTCGCTGCGGGCGCGGAGCGTCTCCTCGTCATCCCCGGCCCCGTCGACGCCGTCCGTACGACGGCGCTCGGCGACGTCGTCCAGGTACGGGCACCGCGGGTGGGCGGCGGCTACCGGCTGATCGTCGAGCCGTGGCGCGTCACCGAGGCCCTCGAGCGCTTCGGCCCGACCAGCGTGGAGTGGAGCGACAAGCTCACCCTGCTGCCGGTCGCCTGGTGGGCGCGGCGCAACGGCGTCCGCTCGGTGCTGCTCTCCCACGAGCGGATGGGCGACATGTTCGCGATGCGCACCGGCCTCGACACCACCTCGAAGGTCTCGATCGGCGTGCTCAACCGGGTGCTGGTGCGCAGCTTCGACACGGTCGTCGTCACGTCCGCCTATGCCGAGGGCGAGTTCCGCGCGGTCGCGGACGCGGCCGGCTGCCCGATCGAGCGGGTGCCGCTCGGCGTGGACCTCGACACCTTCGTGCCCTCCTCGTTCCGGCTCCCCGGCGACGGCGTCCTGCGGCTGGCGCACGCCGGCCGGCTCTCGCGGGAGAAGTCCCCGCACCTCGCCGTCGCGACCGCCGTCGAGCTGCACCGGCGCGGGATCCCCCTGCGCCTCGACGTCTACGGCGAGGGCCCGCACCGCGACGAGCTCGAGGCCCTCGCGGGCGAGGCGCCCGTCCACTTCCACGGGTACGTCGACGGCCGGGCCGCCCTGCGCGACCGGCTCGCCGCCGCGGACGTCTCGCTGTCGGTGTGCCCCGGCGAGACCTTCGGCCTGGCGGTGCTCGAGGCCCTCGCGTGCGGCACTCCCGTCGTCACCGCCGACCGCGGCGGCGCCCGCGAGCTCGTCGACGCGTGGTGCGGCGCCTGGGGCGCTCCGGAGCCCGCGGCCCTGGCCGACGCGGTGCTGCGGCTGCTCGCGCGGCCCGAGGCCGAGCGTCGTACGGCGGCGCGGCGGCGGGCCGAGCAGTTCGGCTGGGACCGCACCGTCGCCCGGATGCTCGCGCTGCACGCCGGCGACCGGGTCGGCGCACTCACCGCCTGA
- a CDS encoding iron ABC transporter substrate-binding protein, translated as MKNRLLRAGLGVAAATLIMPLLAACGGDDEPTLVIYNAQHEPLLKALAPEFTKETGIEVELRNGKDLELSNQLVQEGKASPADIFLTENSPGMSQVEAAGLLDKLPADLVAPIPEQYRPRSGLWTGFVARSTVLVYNTDQTDEAAMPASLLDLAKPEWKGKIAFSPTGADFQAIVAAVLDLEGEAATKTWLEGIKANGKVYDGNNLVLEAVNSGEIEVGIVYHYYWERDHKESGDVSDHSSQYYFSNGDPGAFVSVSGAGILKSSDMKTEARKFIEFLVNEKGQQILADSYALEYPLNPAVQLEGVQKPFSELQPPAVNVSDLDAKKVVSLMTEVGFL; from the coding sequence ATGAAGAACCGCCTCCTCCGCGCCGGCCTCGGCGTCGCCGCCGCCACCCTGATCATGCCGCTGCTCGCGGCCTGCGGGGGTGACGACGAGCCCACCCTGGTGATCTACAACGCCCAGCACGAGCCGCTCCTCAAGGCGCTCGCGCCCGAGTTCACCAAGGAGACCGGCATCGAGGTCGAGCTCCGCAACGGCAAGGACCTCGAGCTCTCCAACCAGCTCGTCCAGGAGGGCAAGGCCTCGCCGGCCGACATCTTCCTGACCGAGAACTCCCCCGGCATGTCGCAGGTCGAGGCCGCCGGCCTCCTCGACAAGCTCCCGGCTGACCTCGTCGCGCCGATCCCCGAGCAGTACCGCCCCCGCAGCGGCCTGTGGACCGGCTTCGTGGCCCGCTCGACCGTCCTGGTCTACAACACCGACCAGACCGACGAGGCCGCCATGCCGGCGTCCCTGCTCGACCTGGCCAAGCCCGAGTGGAAGGGCAAGATCGCCTTCTCCCCCACCGGTGCGGACTTCCAGGCCATCGTCGCCGCCGTCCTCGACCTCGAGGGCGAGGCCGCGACCAAGACCTGGCTCGAGGGCATCAAGGCCAACGGCAAGGTCTACGACGGCAACAACCTCGTGCTCGAGGCCGTCAACTCCGGCGAGATCGAGGTCGGCATCGTCTACCACTACTACTGGGAGCGCGACCACAAGGAGAGCGGTGACGTCAGCGACCACAGCTCGCAGTACTACTTCTCCAACGGCGACCCCGGTGCCTTCGTCAGCGTCTCCGGCGCCGGCATCCTCAAGTCGAGCGACATGAAGACCGAGGCCCGCAAGTTCATCGAGTTCCTCGTGAACGAGAAGGGCCAGCAGATCCTCGCCGACAGCTACGCGCTGGAGTACCCGCTCAACCCGGCCGTCCAGCTCGAGGGCGTCCAGAAGCCGTTCAGCGAGCTGCAGCCGCCCGCCGTCAACGTCTCCGACCTCGACGCGAAGAAGGTCGTCTCCCTCATGACCGAGGTGGGCTTCCTCTGA
- a CDS encoding pirin family protein translates to MSNPDARPDEVVCESRQAAGVELMEPREVPLGGPRAMPVRRTLPQRHRSLIGAWCFLDHYGPDLVSESGGMVVAPHPHTGLQTVSWLFTGEIEHRDSAGNVAMVRPGEVNLMTAGQGISHSEVSTPGTTVLHGAQLWVALPAADRDSDPGFEHYAPNETSGEGWRARVFLGSLLGDSSPVRTFTPLLGAELVLDPGTTLRLPLDASYEHGVLVDLGSVTVAGVAARSADLAYVPTGADEVVLVAGDEGARLLVLGGPPFGEAIVMWWNFVGRTHDEIVAYREAWQTQITDPASGEVLPDGRQVAPGRFGVVPDQALAPIPAPGLPNARLRERR, encoded by the coding sequence ATGAGCAACCCGGACGCCCGGCCCGACGAAGTGGTCTGCGAGAGCCGGCAGGCCGCCGGCGTGGAGCTGATGGAGCCGCGCGAGGTGCCGCTCGGCGGCCCCCGTGCGATGCCGGTACGACGCACGCTGCCCCAGCGCCACCGCTCGCTCATCGGCGCCTGGTGCTTCCTCGACCACTACGGCCCCGACCTGGTCAGCGAGAGCGGCGGCATGGTCGTCGCGCCGCACCCCCACACCGGTCTGCAGACGGTCAGCTGGCTGTTCACCGGCGAGATCGAGCACCGCGACAGCGCGGGCAACGTCGCGATGGTGCGTCCCGGCGAGGTCAACCTGATGACCGCCGGTCAGGGGATCAGCCACTCCGAGGTGTCGACGCCCGGGACCACCGTGCTCCACGGCGCCCAGCTCTGGGTGGCGCTGCCCGCGGCCGACCGCGACTCCGACCCGGGCTTCGAGCACTACGCGCCGAACGAGACCAGCGGCGAGGGCTGGCGCGCCCGCGTCTTCCTCGGGTCGCTGCTCGGCGACAGCTCGCCGGTGCGCACGTTCACGCCGCTGCTGGGTGCCGAGCTCGTGCTCGACCCCGGGACGACGCTCCGCCTGCCGCTCGACGCGTCGTACGAGCACGGGGTGCTGGTCGACCTCGGCAGCGTCACCGTCGCCGGGGTCGCCGCCCGGTCCGCCGACCTCGCCTACGTGCCCACCGGCGCCGACGAGGTGGTGCTCGTCGCCGGTGACGAGGGCGCCCGCCTGCTCGTCCTCGGCGGACCGCCGTTCGGCGAGGCCATCGTGATGTGGTGGAACTTCGTGGGGCGCACCCACGACGAGATCGTCGCCTACCGCGAGGCCTGGCAGACCCAGATCACCGACCCCGCCAGCGGCGAGGTGCTGCCGGACGGCCGGCAGGTGGCGCCGGGGCGCTTCGGCGTCGTACCGGACCAGGCGCTGGCGCCGATCCCCGCACCCGGGCTGCCCAACGCGCGCCTCCGCGAACGCCGGTGA
- a CDS encoding AMP-binding protein, whose amino-acid sequence MGEGTTSARSAPVAAAGIADGLARHGDRPALRTTTSTLSYAELDRLVAAERAALDGLAPGVRQLVRLRPEATADFVVGWLAALSGGHATLLTHDDGLARAYGVSVERDGDWRATAVPAPVLHPDLRLLLSTSGSTGSPKLVRLSADNLDANAASIAAYLGLTADDIALTTLPLDYCYGLSVLHSHLLAGASLVLDDRSVTDAGLWDRARAEGVTSFAGVPYTFDLLGSTGWPRLPTLRQVTQAGGRLAPERVRALAEQGAREGWELVVMYGQTEATARMAYLPPALAATHPGAVGVAIPGGALRVDPVDGAGPGVGELVYAGPNVMLGYAESPADLARGAEVDELRTGDLARITPEGLVEIVGRRSRFAKLFGQRIDLDRVQTLLGLGGYDTGCAESADGQQLVVAVPGRPDAATLAEVAAAAASDTGLPAHAIRVVAVEELPRLANGKLDQQAVGRLDAVPVVEAASPEDSLARLYARVLGRAQVGPADTFVGLGGDSLSYVELSLRLESRIGRLPDDWQRWTVADLAGLAAPRRSRWARVDTTIVLRAVAIVLIVGSHTNLWVLVGGAHVLLAVAGANFARFHLADEGPRDRLARVARAAARIAVPSMLWIGAVALVTGAPGWRSVLLLNDVLGPRGWSEPDWYYWFVEVVLLAAVGAGLLTAIPWVMALERRHRFPLAVGLTAVALVPRFWATATSYDGDVIHSSVFVAWLFLGGWAAAVARTPLQRGLVTALLLAGAWGFTGDTRRDLVVMIGVTALVWVPAVPWPRPLVGLTGTLASASLFIYLTHWQVYPHLENRWPLGGLLASLALGVLVWLLVERVPAWTRRRSDTRAHYARDHHDRQEAR is encoded by the coding sequence GTGGGGGAAGGGACGACGAGCGCGCGCAGCGCCCCGGTCGCGGCGGCAGGCATCGCCGACGGCCTCGCGCGCCACGGCGACCGCCCCGCGCTCCGCACCACCACGAGCACCCTCTCGTACGCCGAGCTCGACCGGCTCGTCGCCGCCGAGCGCGCCGCCCTCGACGGCCTCGCGCCGGGCGTGCGCCAGCTGGTCCGGCTGCGCCCCGAGGCCACGGCCGACTTCGTCGTCGGCTGGCTCGCCGCGCTGTCCGGCGGGCACGCCACGCTGCTCACCCACGACGACGGCCTGGCCCGTGCCTACGGCGTCTCGGTCGAGCGCGACGGCGACTGGCGCGCGACCGCCGTACCCGCCCCCGTGCTGCACCCGGACCTGCGCCTGCTGCTGAGCACCTCCGGCTCGACCGGGTCGCCCAAGCTGGTCCGGCTCTCGGCCGACAACCTCGACGCCAACGCGGCGTCCATCGCGGCCTACCTCGGGCTCACTGCCGACGACATCGCCCTGACCACGCTGCCGCTCGACTACTGCTACGGCCTGTCGGTGCTCCACAGCCACCTGCTCGCCGGGGCCTCGCTCGTCCTCGACGACCGCTCGGTCACCGACGCCGGTCTGTGGGACCGCGCGCGGGCCGAGGGCGTCACGTCGTTCGCGGGCGTGCCCTACACGTTCGACCTGCTGGGCAGCACCGGCTGGCCGCGGCTGCCCACGCTGCGCCAGGTCACCCAGGCCGGCGGCCGACTCGCGCCGGAGCGGGTCCGCGCGCTGGCCGAGCAGGGCGCGCGCGAGGGCTGGGAGCTCGTCGTCATGTACGGCCAGACCGAGGCGACCGCGCGGATGGCCTACCTCCCGCCTGCGCTCGCCGCCACCCATCCCGGCGCGGTCGGCGTCGCGATCCCCGGCGGTGCGCTGCGGGTCGACCCCGTCGACGGAGCCGGGCCCGGCGTCGGCGAGCTCGTGTACGCCGGACCCAACGTGATGCTGGGCTACGCCGAGTCGCCCGCCGACCTGGCCCGCGGTGCCGAGGTCGACGAGCTGCGCACCGGAGACCTGGCCCGGATCACGCCCGAGGGCCTGGTCGAGATCGTCGGGCGCCGCTCGCGCTTCGCCAAGCTCTTCGGCCAGCGGATCGACCTCGACCGGGTGCAGACCCTCCTCGGCCTCGGCGGGTACGACACCGGCTGCGCCGAGTCCGCCGACGGCCAGCAGCTCGTCGTGGCGGTCCCCGGACGTCCCGACGCGGCGACGCTCGCCGAGGTCGCCGCCGCCGCGGCGTCCGACACCGGGCTGCCTGCCCACGCGATCCGGGTCGTCGCGGTCGAGGAGCTGCCCCGGCTGGCCAACGGCAAGCTCGACCAGCAGGCCGTCGGCCGGCTCGACGCGGTCCCGGTCGTCGAGGCGGCCTCGCCCGAGGACTCCCTCGCCCGGCTCTACGCCCGGGTGCTCGGCCGGGCACAGGTCGGTCCCGCCGACACCTTCGTCGGCCTCGGCGGCGACTCGCTGTCGTACGTCGAGCTCTCGCTGCGCCTGGAGAGCCGGATCGGCCGGCTCCCCGACGACTGGCAGCGCTGGACGGTCGCCGACCTCGCCGGACTCGCCGCCCCCCGGCGCTCGCGCTGGGCCCGGGTCGACACGACGATCGTGCTGCGCGCGGTCGCCATCGTGCTCATCGTCGGCTCGCACACCAACCTGTGGGTGCTCGTCGGCGGCGCCCACGTGCTGCTCGCCGTCGCGGGCGCCAACTTCGCCCGCTTCCACCTCGCCGACGAGGGCCCGCGCGACCGGCTCGCCCGGGTCGCTCGCGCGGCCGCGCGGATCGCCGTACCGTCGATGCTCTGGATCGGCGCCGTCGCCCTCGTCACCGGCGCCCCCGGCTGGCGCAGCGTGCTGCTGCTCAACGACGTGCTCGGCCCGCGCGGGTGGTCCGAGCCCGACTGGTACTACTGGTTCGTCGAGGTCGTGCTCCTCGCCGCTGTCGGGGCCGGCCTGCTCACCGCGATCCCGTGGGTGATGGCGCTGGAGCGCCGGCACCGCTTCCCCCTCGCCGTGGGCCTGACCGCGGTGGCGCTCGTCCCGCGCTTCTGGGCCACCGCCACGTCGTACGACGGCGACGTGATCCACTCCTCCGTCTTCGTCGCGTGGCTCTTCCTCGGCGGCTGGGCCGCCGCGGTCGCCCGCACGCCCCTCCAGCGCGGGCTCGTCACCGCGCTGCTGCTGGCCGGCGCCTGGGGCTTCACCGGCGACACCCGGCGCGACCTGGTCGTGATGATCGGCGTGACCGCGCTGGTGTGGGTGCCCGCCGTACCGTGGCCGCGCCCGCTCGTCGGGCTCACCGGCACCCTGGCCAGCGCCTCGCTCTTCATCTACCTGACCCACTGGCAGGTCTATCCCCACCTCGAGAACCGCTGGCCGCTGGGCGGCCTGCTCGCCTCGCTCGCCCTCGGGGTCCTCGTCTGGCTGCTCGTCGAGCGCGTCCCGGCCTGGACCCGCCGCCGATCCGACACCCGCGCTCACTACGCTCGCGACCATCACGACCGACAGGAAGCCCGATGA
- a CDS encoding CidA/LrgA family protein: MIAGLTWLLAFQVLGEAIVRFLDITVPGPVVGMLLLFVFLRVRRYGDDGSIVRAGSALLRHLQLFFVPAGVGIVVYLGMLRDHALPIAASLLGSWLIGLAVVGWTAVGLERLLGKPRDDLAGGEGEEAS; this comes from the coding sequence GTGATCGCCGGGCTCACCTGGCTGCTCGCCTTCCAGGTGCTGGGGGAGGCGATCGTCCGGTTCCTCGACATCACCGTGCCCGGACCGGTCGTCGGGATGCTGCTGCTGTTCGTCTTCCTGCGCGTGCGCCGGTACGGCGACGACGGCTCCATCGTCCGCGCCGGCTCGGCGCTGCTGCGCCACCTGCAGCTGTTCTTCGTGCCGGCGGGCGTGGGGATCGTCGTCTACCTCGGGATGCTGCGCGACCACGCGCTGCCGATCGCCGCGTCCCTGCTGGGCTCCTGGCTGATCGGGCTCGCCGTCGTGGGGTGGACCGCGGTGGGGCTGGAGCGGCTGCTGGGCAAGCCGCGCGACGACCTGGCCGGCGGGGAGGGGGAGGAGGCGTCATGA